The proteins below are encoded in one region of Nitrospira lenta:
- a CDS encoding glycosyltransferase, with product MSASRIEKPVVSVIVEGYNESRDLGKAVNTIEALQRQDFPTDQVEIILMGSADQVKEWRAIYGQHTPFWGVQAVEAEGLSYLHLKNRGAEFASAEILAFTDSDVYPHRTWLSSLVEGIRGGGDVSIGLSLFKRATDWEWNRATRLAAASITWGWVVGNAVDPQRNLPMPVGFMDHNFGLRAETFRRHRYNTKFGRLCGAPLLTQSFLDGGERLVLQPHQRVTHYFSWFYWLKGLHFRYGYEVFMLRRLNKHYPNQWIAHMTIFEPVMTMIWHILLDIPRWFRVSRLLEVHPVRRVVLLPLVVGMSCLARTMEMAGMYCTMVSPEAMRRWAESV from the coding sequence ATGAGCGCATCGCGGATAGAGAAGCCTGTCGTCTCCGTGATTGTGGAGGGCTATAACGAATCACGCGATCTCGGGAAAGCGGTGAATACGATTGAGGCGCTGCAACGGCAGGATTTTCCCACGGATCAGGTTGAGATTATTCTGATGGGCAGCGCCGACCAGGTTAAAGAGTGGCGGGCGATCTATGGGCAGCATACGCCGTTTTGGGGCGTTCAAGCGGTTGAAGCCGAAGGGCTCTCATACCTGCATCTGAAGAATCGAGGGGCTGAGTTTGCGTCCGCCGAGATTCTGGCCTTTACCGACTCCGACGTCTACCCGCATCGCACATGGTTATCGTCGCTGGTGGAGGGCATCCGCGGGGGCGGCGATGTATCGATCGGACTCAGCCTGTTCAAGCGTGCTACTGATTGGGAATGGAATCGGGCGACCAGGCTGGCGGCCGCTTCGATCACCTGGGGGTGGGTGGTCGGCAATGCCGTCGATCCTCAGCGCAATCTGCCGATGCCGGTCGGCTTTATGGACCACAATTTCGGCCTCCGTGCCGAGACCTTCCGCCGGCACCGGTACAATACGAAATTTGGCCGGCTGTGCGGCGCACCCCTGCTCACGCAGTCGTTCCTGGATGGCGGGGAGAGGCTGGTGCTCCAGCCGCATCAACGGGTCACGCACTATTTTTCGTGGTTCTATTGGTTGAAGGGCCTGCATTTTCGGTATGGCTATGAAGTGTTCATGTTACGGCGCTTGAACAAGCACTATCCGAATCAATGGATTGCGCACATGACCATCTTTGAACCCGTGATGACGATGATCTGGCATATCCTGTTGGACATTCCGCGCTGGTTTAGAGTCAGCCGGTTGCTGGAGGTTCATCCTGTTCGGCGAGTGGTGCTACTGCCATTGGTCGTAGGTATGTCCTGTCTGGCGCGCACGATGGAGATGGCGGGGATGTATTGCACGATGGTGTCTCCCGAAGCCATGAGGCGTTGGGCAGAGTCGGTCTGA
- a CDS encoding glycosyltransferase family 4 protein, whose amino-acid sequence MKILLINDYGSPIGGAEVLTFALRDELRRLGHDVRLFASSAGASSASPEADYLCYGTLSRFRTLLQTLNPWAFVRLRRVIREFQPDVVHVRMFLTQLSPLILPLIRRIPALYHVVWYRPICLTGTKLLPTGAPCQSPAGHVCYRNACVPLRDWIPLQFQMWLWRKWRHAFRRIVANSRAVQESLVADGIEPVEVIHNGVMVESLTRVLSATPVAVFAGRLVSEKGVDVLLHAFARVVRDLPEAQLLLAGEGPERAKLAALAEQLNISKQVTFLGHLSKGDMERAFSQAWVQVVPSRWAEPFGLVAVEAMMRATAVIASRMGGLEEILHDGETGYLVPPNDPHQLAKRLETLLRDRSKADAMGRSGRQVAEARFSLARQCEQFVSLYQQMVSDRPVVLSAKAGTPMQAARR is encoded by the coding sequence ATGAAGATTCTCCTGATCAATGATTATGGATCGCCGATCGGCGGGGCAGAGGTACTGACGTTTGCGCTGCGAGACGAGTTGCGGCGACTGGGACACGACGTGCGGCTGTTTGCCAGCTCTGCCGGCGCATCGTCGGCTTCACCGGAAGCCGATTACCTCTGCTACGGTACGCTTTCCAGGTTCAGGACGCTGTTGCAGACGCTGAATCCGTGGGCCTTTGTCCGTTTGCGTCGGGTGATACGAGAATTTCAGCCGGACGTCGTGCATGTCCGAATGTTTCTCACGCAACTCTCTCCGCTGATCCTTCCGCTCATCCGCCGGATTCCCGCCCTCTATCATGTGGTGTGGTATCGGCCTATCTGCCTGACAGGCACGAAGCTCTTGCCGACGGGGGCGCCTTGTCAGAGCCCGGCCGGACATGTCTGTTACCGGAATGCCTGTGTGCCGTTGCGAGACTGGATCCCGCTGCAATTTCAAATGTGGCTCTGGAGGAAGTGGCGACATGCCTTTAGACGAATCGTTGCAAATAGTCGCGCGGTGCAAGAAAGCTTGGTCGCCGACGGGATCGAGCCGGTTGAGGTGATTCACAATGGGGTGATGGTTGAATCTCTCACGCGAGTGTTATCCGCTACGCCCGTTGCCGTGTTTGCTGGCCGGTTGGTTTCCGAGAAGGGCGTCGATGTGTTGCTCCATGCGTTTGCTCGCGTCGTACGGGATCTTCCTGAAGCACAGCTCCTCCTCGCCGGCGAGGGGCCTGAACGCGCCAAGCTTGCAGCGTTGGCTGAACAATTGAACATATCCAAGCAGGTGACGTTTCTCGGTCATCTTTCCAAGGGGGACATGGAGCGCGCGTTTTCCCAAGCCTGGGTGCAGGTGGTGCCCTCTCGATGGGCCGAGCCGTTCGGGTTGGTGGCGGTCGAAGCCATGATGCGGGCAACCGCCGTCATCGCGAGCAGAATGGGCGGGCTAGAAGAAATTTTGCATGACGGGGAAACAGGGTATCTGGTTCCGCCGAACGATCCCCATCAGCTAGCGAAGAGACTGGAAACGTTGTTGCGCGATCGATCGAAGGCGGACGCGATGGGACGGTCGGGGCGGCAGGTTGCTGAAGCGCGGTTTAGCTTGGCTCGTCAATGTGAGCAGTTCGTGTCCCTGTATCAGCAGATGGTGTCCGATAGGCCGGTCGTCCTTTCTGCCAAGGCAGGAACGCCGATGCAGGCAGCAAGGAGATAA
- a CDS encoding PilZ domain-containing protein yields the protein MMEQPKPYKREHYRLPLPISYPVMFAGSTAIGEGTLTNLSVLGCTIECETIPPHTPNLLLRLILPDQKESLPIEEAEVRWVDERRIGVQFNKVERAANLRLHGFVWDRMVERLQTIKQQR from the coding sequence ATGATGGAACAGCCCAAGCCCTACAAACGCGAGCATTACCGGCTCCCGCTGCCTATCTCCTATCCGGTGATGTTTGCAGGCAGCACGGCGATCGGCGAAGGCACGCTCACCAATCTTTCCGTACTCGGCTGCACGATCGAATGCGAGACGATTCCGCCCCATACGCCCAATCTATTGCTCAGATTGATTCTGCCGGATCAGAAGGAGTCACTCCCGATTGAAGAAGCGGAAGTGCGGTGGGTCGATGAGCGACGGATCGGAGTGCAGTTCAACAAGGTCGAGCGTGCGGCCAATCTGCGGCTACACGGATTTGTGTGGGACCGGATGGTCGAGCGCCTGCAGACCATCAAGCAGCAACGCTAG